Below is a window of Lepidochelys kempii isolate rLepKem1 chromosome 14, rLepKem1.hap2, whole genome shotgun sequence DNA.
gaagctgtctccctatttggggaggggggcagcggagAATGGGCAATCCCTGTGATCACACACAGGCAgtagggccctgggcccagccagggctggcgttcagcggctggaagttcattcactccggcctcccagcacgggagggctcacagctgctcttcaccccatggggcagagcccaggtcctgctgcagcagccatccCTGTGCCCAGATTAGTGTCTGGCAACTCGAGAGTCTCTCACCGTTTCCTGATCACTGtcgatcccagccagggaggcacccGGGGCAGAGCAGCGGCTTCGGCTGTCGGTCCAGCTCCCTTCCGTCTCTGAGAAATAGTAGCATTTCCCTCGGTATCCTTTCCAGCCGTCCGGGCACGAGGGGCTCGCAGGGGGGCACAGATCAGCTGATGAAAGCTGAGAGGTCAGCGCTGAGAATGAGACAGTCACATGGAGGGTAAGAATTGCAACGAGAATTGGGCATTTGACTGGTACAAAAATTGGTCAACTGACCAGTCAAATCTGTCAAAGAgtggtcagatattttaaaataccaatttatcagaattggttacctcccgccaggaagaaaaaagagcaagacGTCATTGTCTCCAGTAGGTTTAGCTTTCGATAGATATGGAtctacctaattttttaaaaaatgtacttcactgagttattttagctcagaaaaaaaaggcaaaacaatgaaaCCAAGTTCTGGAAAACACCAGTGAGGCTCCAAGACGCAATCCgaaaggcaggctgcctcctacccccagggctctcGCTGGAGCATTTGACTGCTGCCAAACAGGCAGTCAATTGACCGGCTTGCCAAGCCCATTgggacccccagctggggctggtccaCTGCAATCAGATGCAGGGGGACGGAGACGTTTGTCACTGTAAATTTGCCTGGCAAGAAGGATTCCAGGGACACTCCCAGCCTGCGagggactgacacagctcagaGCATTTCACCCCAGGCACAAGATCAACAGCTGGACGTTCAACCTAGCAACAAACAGCAGGTGAACAACTGAGAAGAACGTGGGAACTTTCACTCAGGGACATGAAAGCCACAAGGGGGCGCCAGAAACCACAGCCATGGGAAGTGACCTGTTGCACTGTGGGCCAGGAATGATGGAACTTAattcacctcctacctgcagacttttctctccccaaacacagcagcaagaaaGGCACTTTCTGGAAGCCCTCACGGCTGTGTAACCCTTTCAGAGCCATGAAAGAGCAGCAGTGGGGTCACCCATAAGTGACACCAAAGAGGATTTGAAAGGCCTGTCTAGTTGAGAGGAGTTGGACTCAAACCCCTCCAGATGTTTTCGAGCACGTCACTTTTGTTTGCACCACAGTAACTCGGTAGCTGGTTTTCAAGCCTTCCCATGTGGCTGGCGCTCAGCGAGGAACAGACACTCTAAGTTGGGAAGAGTTAGGAAACGTGGCAGCGGTGATCAGAAAGCGAGCATGTGTTCACCTCACTCACAaggcatgtctgaccctgtagatttcactgtccagtgcacggtagcccacacccctgccctactgaactgagcagagaagtcagtgactaacagttgatggcacaggctgtctccaccatccatctccagctcagatgccacatgttctgcagagctccctgcacctgCAGGTGTGTAACCAACCTTAAGCTCACAGATTCCCACCTTACACAGCGAGAACCAATGCTGCCCATTGCAACAGCCTGCCattacagcagggagctgggattcagGGCGCATCTGTATCCGAGCAATCTGCACCAGTATAATCACAGTGACGCAGTGACATCAGGGcaaacacctcctggagatgcGCTGGAGCAGTGCGGCTCGCTCTGGTAACTTCCTGCAGCAAACTGCACCAAGGCAAGCTCCTTTGTGCACCAGTGCAGTGCGTCTGCTTTAGCGGTTTGCACCAATTCAACTACACGGACGTCATGACATCGGCACAGAGGATTCCTAATGCAGACGGACCTGGATTcaatcccctctgccagctgctaaaccctcctggggcccagtgATCGGATcccaggacaatagagaaatcccaCCCCCGACATTCCCCAGCACGCCCTGCCCCTGACAACGGGGGGATACAACAGGGTTCATGTTCACCGGAAACAGACGCCCTCTGCATGAGCACACGCTGTCTGTGCAGCCCGGGGGAGTGAATGGTGCTAAGGGACACTTCATGGCCAAGCTCAGCGATTGGGGGGTTTCCACACTGCGCTGGTGGAGGGGTCTTGACTTAATTCTATGGCTCATTTCAATAACACGGCAGCACCTGCCGCCCGGCCACAGGCGTGACCTGAAGATCCAGGAAGGCCAAGCTGGTAACCTCAGAGTAacacagggaaggcaaagggcTCAGGGTTGCACTGCATCCTGTCCCACTGGACACCCTGGTCAGGGACTGCTTCATGGCGCGTGGCAAAGGTGACTTGGgtccaaagtgctcagagatgggctgggggggctaatgtcagtcagatcgtcctgacacagagagtgcccaggtgcaggggtctgggaggaagatcccccaggaatcctctgccccaggggcagaagccggacaggccgggaggagagagtgagtgtggcAGGTCACGGGGGAATGGGATGGGCGGAGATcatagatggaggggaagggagcggggcggaagctgggaactcacctgccagagcaatgATGGCAGCAATCAACGCAGACCATACAACTATCACTGCAACCACAACTCTACAGGTTGGACTTTTCTTGCAGTTCCAAGGAGGGTCTGAAACAGAAAGACccgtcaggcagggctgggaggacacgtctcactgacagcaccggggctggagctgccctgcaACATGCACCgttcttgtctagtttttgtaaagctctccaacaccactttctacaaaccattaccctctgatcccactgagggtttccaaaagttagtgcctgtctcacccaccgcaacctgcaaggtctcgtgccagcaaagggaagctgctcccagatctggagctgcattcgcatgtcctgagggctgtcctgcaccatggtcactacgggcaggtaggtcatcaacctccatctctgtcccagctgcaggatggcctctggttcctgctccctcaggcacctggagatactgaaaaaggggtggggttggcagaacaggagaacaccccatgaggttaagaaatggcagtgagagccttttccctccctgggagattatggtgtccctctgtggggactcccttcctggcagatgctagtgagctattgaaagagctcagcctgtttagattataaaaaagATTGGGTGGTGacatcattgaagtgttgaagtgacttcatggagagaaaatattgggtattaaagggctcattaatctatcagagaaaagcataacaagacccagtggctggaaactcaaaagagaccaattcgtattagaaagagggcacacatattcaacagtgaggacgaatcaccaaaggaagaaactagaaagggaagtggtgggaattccccacctcttgatgtcttctaatgaagactagatgcctttctggaacgtgtgtagtcaaaaattagctcctatgctctacagaaagcatgtgatatgcagggggtcagatgacacgctctaatggtctcttctgtccataaagtctgctaattgaTGAAAAATGAGcctagcatggggagaagcctctgatgttttactgtgttcggcttgagcccacaatgaacgctcattgagaggggtgatctaggggaagcagctcaaacatccaatgtggctggacaggggcaggacatcagcactgcaggggaggggtgggtgtggcagtgacatcacaagggcctttggcaggacctcagcctattggacaaaggtggtagggaggcgatgacctcacagagagatcttgacatcagccaggcaggacaggggtgcaggacaggggccacctcggagatccctgtggctttgcttcagcacgtctccttctcgaggtctctcctagaggactgagagagcattcactttcacattcgtgagcgcaaggaggaccctcttcggagttttctccttttcttttagtggttttgctcgaaaacagacgtccctgtatagaaggtaagagcctcggagaggtttggaacctgttcagtctgatccatcaggtgtcggctgatttttaggaatggaaaacactagattgcgggggcagcattttatttccgacctaagactttgtcccttagaattactggggacattggggtttctcctttttgttttcccttttcctgtctctccctcctttctcgtcttctcttgcatctttgtccttttcccctgctttcctttcaccaccaggacctgtctgtgcgtGTGGAGTtggggacggagggagggagggggggttgcactccaactctcattgcgggaggccctcccaaagacatgtggctggaatagtgctctaagagtgactccctccggtggtgacccgggacatctggtgagaactctcagctttctgcttctcagagtctcaatgctgattgggggagtttggggctattgtgagggaggaggctcaggtccTTGTGaccctcttttaagaccaaggaaatagggcgtaaccaaacatgtatttgattgcacttgccgcttttctccattcattgtcttggagtaattcacgattctctctctaatgggctagttcttctaaaatacttactaaagaattaggttttaataaagccaaatgcaaccccatacctccagtaacaaaggagtcaggcggcaccctacagaattggggacaatccgctggaaagcagtgaccctgaaaaggattttggggtcatagtggacaagctgttcaacatgagctgtcaatgtgaaactgtgttaaaaaaggttaaagccattcttggctggatagagtagtgaggatggaaagggaagtgaaagagcattggtgagactgatgttggaatgttgaatccagttcttgtgtccacattttgaatattatgttaaaacaattggagagggtgcagaaaagattcataactgagtgatggggatgatgccctattatgagacattgaaaaagctcaatctgcttagtatatacaagagaagaatgagaagtgagttgcttgacttcatggagagaaaatgttgagtataaaagggctcttttatgtctcagagaaaggcatgacaaaaccccatggatggaagcagaaatcagaaaaaggataatgacaataagacccagatttgtaagagggtggtgttagggggcttattccttcacccacttacttccctggtccttctcacatgaacagagagcaacaatacccgaagtccaaaggtgcaaacaattcgatgtttattggggtgaacttccagcaagcatgattccagtttccttccttagtatcctccttcccagctctgacaccacagagccttacacctatgtccctgttccgattcctgcccttagccaagcatgattccaacttccttactcccattccctgttcccatttccccctttagcaaaacatgattccaattttcttacccccattccctgttcccatctccccctttagcaaaacatgattccaattttcttacccccattccctgttcccatctcacacacccacatgcccacccccacccaccccccattgactacagattatatagtaaaacttgagttctgcttagctataccttaaccaatcattttcctgaaatttaactaaccaatcctaacatattgtaacatgattatgtaaccaattatatcccaccacctcaattagtttacacctagcaaaattaattatacagcagacaggaacaatcacagaaccagacagagattatacagacaaacaacagcaaagtgggaactataatgacaaaacaatacagaagtgaggatttcacatcccagctattgataagtgagttcttgccagacaggatgctatcaaactaagtttcctttcacattttctaggcacttccctttctctggaggtgataggaatacaatcctgtcctgatactgcctaacagcccaatagcaccttatttcaatgtgactagtttggaatgtgaggatgtgaccgttcgcttcccagtttatggctgcctctgctgcttagccaaaggccttagcctaagaacagggcctcagactgtcacagtaagagaaggcccttacaccagcagacagtgattttgattctttcttttatacctctatcactagccaagtgataagaatacacctaaattcttagagtataggcctttgcagacaggcctgaatatctatatcctaacaggtggtttgtcattggcacaaagtaccaagagaaatgatggcttctccatctcttgatctcttcgaataaagactagatgcctttctggaaaatgtttgagtaaaagaaaagcccagctcttctgacatacaggaggccttaggatacgcaggggatcagattaaatgctcgaatggttccttctggccataaagtcaactaacttgtgaaaacctaattgcggcctggggaagaacttCTGTGTTCTACTATGTAGTCggtgtcaccccacaaggaagtgacattgagtggggtgatccaggggaagcggctgaaacatccaatgtagctggacaggggcaggacatcagcactgcaggggagtggtgggtgtggcagtgacatcacaagagcctttggcaggacctcagcctattggacaaaggtggtggggaggcgatgacctcacagagagaacttgacatcagccaggcaggacaggggtgcaggacaggggcaagctcggagatccctgtggctttgcttcagcacgtctccttctcgaggtctctcctggaggactgagagagcattcacttgcacgtacgtgagcgcaaggaggaccctctttggagttttctccttttcttttagtggatttgctcgaaaacagacgtccctgtatagaaggtaagagcctcggagaggtttggaacctgttcagtctgatccatcaggtgctggctgatttttaggaaaggaaaacattagattgtgggggcagtattttatttccgacctaggattttgtcccttagaattactggggacattggggtttctcctttttgttttcccttttcctctgtccctcctacctttctcttcttgcttcctttgtccttttcctctgctctcctcccaccaccaggagctctgtgtgtggagcggggtccgggggggttgtgggaggccctcacagagaggtgagactggactagtgctccgagagtgatcccctcggtggtgaccggggccattctttgggctatttaatgagaacccttagcctcccacccctcaaagtctcaaccttgattggctgaggagggggctattgacagggaggaaactctggtctttgttgttctcttttatgaccaagcaaataagtcacaatcagTTATAcgtttgaccaatgtggatgctgctctccattcattgtctcggagcagttcatgatcctctcgaacattccagttcttctgaaataattgctgaataattactatgaacaattgttggtctgtagctcatttgagagcaattctgctactgactggctgcatcagctaagacaagtccctgctcctttctcagccttcgtttctccttctgtcaagaatgaataacaatcctctcccacttacctcaccatgggtggatgctggggatccactgaacagtgtcactcggagcagtgcagactggggggtgtcctatcacactgagccatatcagaTTATAACCTAATATtcaatttgatttgtattttattgttttggaattgtgaaaagcagcaactacttagctcagagtGAAGCATCTCATCCAATTTTCTAgagcatagtgtctcccctttgtgtatgatgagacagttgaatgcactgtgacggacaggagatgctcttgttttgcaaatagatatttttgcaaagaattttcatcctacttgttatgatttcaagaaacaaagtggtttcctttgaatggattttctgacagaaaaaggtttccatgaaaatgttcaccccttatttcctgggccttatccctgcctctggggggttgttgtctgttagttagaacaggaatcaggacagttgtcttctctttctggctccgtcaccgcttcgctgtgtgacaccttgggtaggtccaatgggaacagggtcaattctctaactccaggcagcaggaagcctgggtgagataagggatgttaaggccatctgcgaaggagaaagggatgtttccaggtgttgaatgtcaagaactctaaactttgctaaaatggatagtctcgagaaacaagaactagttggggccaaactttaaccattgtcttttataaagcccattcaggaatgtgagtcccagagagccatagagagggggagcaacttgcccaaagtcccacagatcaagaggcagcaatggaagcaggagtgacactctctctcaaaggcagggggaccagacattagggcctggttgcaattgccagctgtgggagggagtgtgcggcagtggtcagtgaaggggtccatccatggctctgacactcggtgTGACCCTGTGGTCGcagctgaggcccgtttgccgtcagtagggttggggtcccatggctacagcccagtgggtttgggaggctccaggaaggtgagtaaagtgctgggatgtcaggatcccggaggcgctgtcacctccgccctagggccgtgttctgcaccccctgctgctggctgagtttctccgtcccttggcaatcagacagactcttgttttcacagccagtcgatcgccctcgtgtcatcaccctgcctgctggctgggcagggtaactcctgaggtcaccaccctctccagcctgccttgggcttggagagtgaggaggagggtgacggacgtctgctgaccctgaacatccgccatccattgtaccatcactgagagcacgtgagtggcattcgggttcctcggtgtgttcccctctctgtctgggggagagactatctccaaagggggatttcatttgcaaacagcccccaagagcccctcactcttaggccaggcaggggcttctccagagccgtctccagtgtgtttggaaaggttccagcaatggggcttcccagcccttcccctcccagcccttccctcccaacccttccccaggctgagagtctctgaggtgaaccagaccctgtgagctgctgagcctggaaatcaatggggaatgaggagggctctgtgcttcctgtgccgagggcctttgtgactttgatgtgaggaatgatttcccaggagaagtccggactcctggcttctgttccttctctagcctgggtgggagagtggcctgggacgacaggaggggactgcttctccagagtaaccgatggtctttgggactgacctcattgctggaaaaggatgagacttcctggctattgcagcagcagggattacgagggggaacgttgggagcggatcatgcaatgaactcctgcccgtgtgtgtagatggcactccctgcactcctgtgcgggcagagggggcggctgtggctggagcagggaggaggagggacggaaaaggcccaggagtgaaaggctgccttgagcccagtctcacccctgctccccgctcggttccaggatggccaggctcctgcggatgttgcggaggaaggctctgcaggtggccccagagcctgagggaagcagctgccgtcttcccaaggggcagagcaacccctgcatccctgctggcggggaagcagctcccgtccaggccagacggcggaagtgcccggccttctggaaaaggaccccggctcccggcgcaggcgccgagctgggagaggccccgactaggccccaatggagctggcccaggctgcggttttgcagacaggacccagcccaggaggggcgccgggcagggtggctctggggcttgttgtgtgggcagcagcggccccaggagcccagacctcgttcccatcaggaggcatcgccctgcccggtctctgaggaccttccagcccctgcaggccaggagggggaaggtccctgtcccagcacgggcagctcagcctgggacagcggcagcacctgggcatctggcagcagccaggccgatggaggccactgctttgttccaggtgaggagccgggctgggctccgggagggctgaggacgggatgtgaacaccctgggcccagatgcTCTCCCAGGGATACGGGGGGCGGGTctcagcccaggtgtctggcctgagccccgcgaaccccacggacagcagcagccatcacacagctgccccttccgcacggggacctgggggtgggggcatgaagagctgctgccactttggtccttgctgctccagggccgggggaatcggcacctcccctggagtcctggccagtggaggggggtttcttctctgggcttctgcagctgttgggggctgaaggcatccctgagagggaggtttggggccccatctgccctgggtgcctgaggtgggaaggggggtcttgaatcctgctctgcccaccacgcccctgtccttccctccctggtgcagggacccccctggattcggagcaggaggaaggggtggacgtggccaaagatgaagctgctctcaaggtcatccgagagcagctccagtgcagagataaggtacaaatgttccccactgggctggaaccaagattgccctgccccttcccagcatccccaccccctgccgagggtcttgtgcctcctgatccaccacccccaatgggacccttttacatccatgatgtgggacccccaagatgggggtgtcccacaacagccaaagtcatctccccccacaggcactgtcccagttcctgatcctgcttgtgtaggagtggtgggggatttggacaataggcgggtccccacaatcccccattgaggcctgagccctggagctggtgtgggtggggcaggaaggtccctcattAACAGGTTgtctctcgctataccccactcccggtgggtacaggatgaggggcagcagctcctgttccttcaggccatctaccccgcatgtctggctgcacgggagagaggggaggacacgctggagccgcgctgctgcaaggcggctgtggtgaagaggatcgtggtgagtgagacacgccatacggcagctggagggagggggagaattgtggggctggggggcagctgagagtgggggacaaggaatctcatggtcccagctcagtcgtcgggatggggctgaatgggggcacttttgacagggaggaggagagaaggggattgggagtgagctgggcaggaatccgagaagggggacaagtcggatgggcaggaaggaattggaggagcgggaggtggtgggggatcctgctggccatgtggggcactggctgtgtcatctcctcactgggaggcatcagtcgggcctgaatctcacacgctcctttgtctctttcacgtctcacaggagctcatcgaggagcttcccgatgactcgtcacccagcgccgtcctcgcccactccctggctgcagtgggctacctctggtactgagacagccccacccccccaccctgccggctcccctcaccccagtgctgctcaggcccaaggctgggagtcaccgtcactgtccctcccaagtcacctcccaagagtggcgcctctggcagagatggtggggtggggagggtcactctctcctggcggggctcttcttttcactcccataacatgacaggggccttgggaaggggctcactcccgggctccgatacaggaggggcagcaggctccagggaacagcagctattcctgtcctgccactgtctgtctgggacaccttggccttgtcattccctagcgaAGTGCCTcggtttccattctcgccagcctgtgcctctatccctgtggcttggtgtctgtgttggcgacagtcccacccagtactgcacagtctaatacagctcctctctcttgccagcaccatgaaacctgccctggagccagccctagagacccacctcttgcgagctgcccttcactccgtcttcaccctgggcacggagaaggacaccaccagcatccaggtacctcctcctccatcttcctcctcttccagagtagtccttggtccctactcccttgattcgctggagctccagatttaggggtggggtagtggagatggaacaagctgcaggcttggatccttccctccagcagggaagagattacccctccctgggggatttttctttctttctttctttctttctttctttctttctttctttctttctttctttctttctttctttctttctttctttctttctttctttctttctttcctaagccgtgtttggcccagaagcccaggttccatccatagcaacttggctgtttcctactcttctgcctacaaggccctctgcagagacctgctaagctcatggattaaaggtccaggggtcatcaattcttgcaaattgcctgcagtgggatgtgaaggagagaggccaggagatgtgtttgggagtctccccagtgcttcccagagacccctcttcccatcctgtggcaggtgtaggcccaggttccctaactctgacccatgctttgcagactctgcagaaagtcatcgcagaggtcctggatgccatgctggggaacctgctggcagagtccccagacacagacaggctccacttcatcttggaggtgagccccatttcaccgtaactctttgggggactggtaaggagagactggaagatccattttctactctgtcctcctagctgggtccccagtgggccgtccttggttggtgggtcagtgcaatgtagtgtcaggtccttccttcttgaggaacagaggaaggagctgggactccaagccagagctctgcctggttctgctgagcactaagcacagggctcctggctgtcttggggagagagagtctgaaaatccacccttccccctcccctccaacacacagagcccatgagattAGGGAGCtacttctcagagaagaggcacatgctccttcctagagaaacaggagggccccagggaatcagcccttccctctgatctgctctgaaattcctggggggattgtgctctcagtcactccctacttccccccaaggatttgcatagcagggaagggccgagggttcagtcttctttctggtgaactgttcaggaatcaggaattctgggaggatgggaccagcccctagattgtcccaatctagagagatgcggagaagttgtgacctgaagggtacaagctgcatcctgggggaaagaatccccttctaaagct
It encodes the following:
- the LOC140898096 gene encoding C-type lectin domain family 2 member D-like, whose amino-acid sequence is MYEAPLLGGDLGGTVTVTPSLGPEQHWDPPWNCKKSPTCRVVVAVIVVWSALIAAIIALAALTSQLSSADLCPPASPSCPDGWKGYRGKCYYFSETEGSWTDSRSRCSAPGASLAGIDSDQETAFLLRHKGVYDHWIGLWREQGQPWKWANGTKFNHLFHLRGGGDCAYLNDEKGVSSSRCYMGRRWICSKPEVYVMMGKETALERGSK